A portion of the Chryseobacterium tructae genome contains these proteins:
- the hisB gene encoding bifunctional histidinol-phosphatase/imidazoleglycerol-phosphate dehydratase HisB, translating into MKKVLFIDRDGTLIIEPPTDFQVDSLEKLEFYPGVFQNLSKIVNELDYELVMVTNQDGLGTESFPLDTFTKPHEKMMRAFENEGIIFSDILIDKSFEHENLPTRKPGTGMLAKYIYGDYDLENSYVIGDRSTDVQLAKNLGSKSIFLNQSFNEEASLNATEWRDIYQFLKTGMRRAKVSRKTNETEIEIEVNLDGKGKSEISTGLHFFDHMLDQIARHGNMDLTIKVNGDLMVDEHHTVEDTGIVLGEAILKALGKKKGIERYGFLLPMDDCLSQVAIDFGGRPWLVWDADFKREKIGDVPTEMFFHFFKSFTDSSKTNLNIKAEGENEHHKIESIFKAFAKAVKMAVNQSDSNYNLPSTKGSL; encoded by the coding sequence ATGAAAAAAGTATTATTTATCGATCGTGATGGTACTCTGATCATTGAGCCACCAACAGATTTTCAAGTAGATTCATTGGAAAAGTTAGAGTTTTATCCGGGAGTTTTCCAAAACCTTTCCAAAATAGTCAATGAGCTGGATTATGAGTTGGTGATGGTGACCAATCAGGACGGTTTAGGAACCGAAAGTTTTCCTTTGGATACTTTTACAAAGCCCCATGAAAAAATGATGCGGGCATTTGAAAATGAAGGAATTATTTTCAGTGATATTTTGATTGATAAAAGTTTTGAACATGAAAATTTACCTACCCGAAAACCAGGAACAGGAATGCTGGCAAAATATATTTATGGTGATTATGATCTGGAAAATTCCTATGTAATTGGTGATCGAAGTACTGATGTGCAACTTGCTAAAAATTTGGGATCTAAATCTATTTTTCTAAACCAAAGCTTTAATGAAGAGGCAAGCCTTAATGCAACGGAATGGAGAGACATTTATCAGTTTTTAAAGACAGGAATGAGAAGGGCCAAAGTCTCCAGAAAGACCAATGAAACTGAAATAGAAATTGAGGTGAATCTCGATGGGAAAGGAAAGTCGGAAATCTCCACAGGTCTTCACTTTTTTGACCACATGCTGGATCAGATTGCAAGACACGGTAATATGGATCTTACCATCAAAGTAAATGGGGATCTGATGGTTGACGAGCACCACACGGTTGAAGATACAGGAATTGTATTGGGAGAAGCTATTTTAAAAGCATTAGGAAAGAAAAAAGGAATTGAAAGGTATGGCTTCCTGCTTCCAATGGACGATTGCCTATCCCAGGTTGCGATTGATTTTGGAGGAAGGCCATGGCTGGTCTGGGATGCCGATTTTAAAAGAGAAAAAATAGGAGATGTGCCTACAGAAATGTTTTTCCACTTTTTTAAATCTTTTACTGATTCTTCAAAAACGAATTTAAATATTAAAGCAGAAGGAGAGAATGAACACCACAAAATTGAATCTATCTTCAAAGCTTTTGCTAAAGCAGTAAAAATGGCAGTGAACCAATCTGACAGCAACTATAATTTGCCTTCAACCAAAGGAAGTTTATAA
- the hisC gene encoding histidinol-phosphate transaminase: MNTISINTLVRDNILKLKPYISFRDYNEFNEPTFLDANESPFGEWNRYPDSTQKKLKNSLASLRNLSPEQIAIGNGSDELIDLIIKIFCEPKKDAILMMNPSFAMYGFYATINENRVLQLNLDENFDIVKEDFLNIIKEESIKVFFLCSPNNPTGNSIDDIEFYLQNFNGIVVVDEAYIEFSGKKSSLELLAQYPNLIVLQTFSKAWGIAGARVGVAYASEEIIQLINTVKAPYNVNALSQELILNALEDENKLKENVNNIVAERAWLQNQFNDIECISKVFPTDANFFLIKMKNIEKVYNQMLEQEILTSRRDPAIPGCIRINVGNRQENEKLVNLLKNI; the protein is encoded by the coding sequence ATGAACACAATCAGTATCAATACATTAGTAAGAGACAATATTTTAAAATTGAAACCATACATAAGTTTCAGAGATTATAATGAATTTAATGAACCTACCTTTTTAGATGCTAATGAATCTCCCTTTGGAGAATGGAACCGTTACCCGGATTCTACCCAGAAAAAGCTTAAAAATAGTTTAGCAAGTCTTAGAAATCTCTCTCCGGAACAGATCGCTATAGGAAATGGAAGTGATGAATTGATCGATTTAATTATTAAGATCTTCTGTGAACCTAAAAAAGATGCTATTTTAATGATGAATCCTTCTTTCGCAATGTATGGATTTTATGCTACTATCAATGAAAATAGGGTTTTACAATTAAATCTGGATGAGAATTTTGATATTGTAAAAGAGGATTTTTTAAATATAATTAAAGAAGAATCCATTAAGGTTTTCTTCCTATGTTCCCCGAACAATCCAACAGGAAACAGTATTGATGATATTGAATTCTACCTGCAGAACTTTAACGGAATTGTGGTGGTGGACGAAGCATATATTGAGTTTTCAGGGAAAAAATCTAGCTTGGAGCTTCTGGCTCAGTATCCCAATCTTATTGTTCTTCAGACCTTTTCAAAAGCTTGGGGAATTGCGGGAGCAAGAGTAGGTGTAGCGTATGCTTCAGAAGAGATTATTCAGCTGATTAATACCGTAAAAGCCCCTTATAACGTCAATGCATTAAGTCAGGAGCTGATTCTGAATGCCCTTGAGGATGAAAATAAATTGAAAGAGAATGTAAACAATATTGTGGCAGAGCGTGCATGGCTTCAAAATCAGTTTAACGATATCGAATGTATTTCCAAAGTATTTCCAACAGATGCCAACTTCTTTTTGATTAAAATGAAAAATATAGAAAAGGTATATAACCAAATGCTGGAACAGGAAATTTTAACCAGCAGAAGAGATCCGGCTATCCCTGGATGCATTAGAATCAATGTAGGCAATCGTCAGGAGAATGAAAAATTGGTTAATCTTTTAAAAAATATATAA
- the hisD gene encoding histidinol dehydrogenase, with translation MKIYRYPTKNTWSELVKRPVFERAEISGLIAKIFAEVERNGDQALIAFNKKFDKAETKEVSVTEDEINNSENQISKELKKAIQKAKDNIFKFHISQNPEIQKIETTKGVICWRENRAIENVGIYIPGGTAPLFSTVLMLAVPANIAGCKEIILCTPPDNNGAVNPAILYAAKLCGVSKIFKTGGAQAIAAMTLGTESIPKVSKIFGPGNQFVVAAKEYAQHYGVAIDMPAGPSEVLVIADEQAIPEFCAADLLSQAEHGSDSQVIFLTTDLKVFNETIGSIEQQVKKLPRNEMAGKALENSSFILLNSLEEAVEFSNLYAPEHLILAIGEFEKYIPMIQNAGSVFLGNYSCESAGDYASGTNHTLPTNAYAKNYSGVSLDSFVKKITFQYLSKKGLQNLGKTIEIMAEAEGLFAHKNAVSIRLK, from the coding sequence ATGAAAATATATCGATATCCAACAAAAAATACATGGTCAGAGCTCGTAAAACGTCCTGTTTTTGAAAGAGCAGAAATTTCCGGACTGATTGCCAAAATATTTGCTGAAGTTGAAAGGAATGGAGATCAAGCTTTAATAGCATTCAATAAAAAATTTGATAAAGCAGAAACTAAAGAGGTTAGCGTTACAGAAGATGAAATTAACAATTCTGAAAATCAAATAAGTAAGGAACTAAAAAAGGCCATCCAAAAGGCAAAAGATAACATCTTTAAATTTCACATTTCACAAAATCCGGAGATCCAGAAGATTGAAACGACAAAAGGGGTGATCTGCTGGAGAGAAAACAGAGCAATAGAAAACGTAGGAATTTATATTCCGGGAGGAACAGCACCTTTATTTTCAACAGTACTGATGCTTGCAGTACCCGCTAATATCGCAGGATGTAAAGAGATTATTCTTTGTACACCACCGGACAACAACGGCGCTGTGAATCCTGCTATTTTATATGCTGCCAAGCTTTGTGGGGTTTCAAAGATTTTTAAAACAGGAGGCGCTCAGGCCATTGCTGCAATGACTCTGGGAACGGAAAGTATTCCGAAAGTATCTAAGATTTTTGGCCCAGGAAATCAATTCGTGGTGGCAGCCAAAGAGTATGCCCAACATTATGGAGTCGCGATCGATATGCCGGCGGGTCCCAGTGAGGTTCTTGTGATTGCGGATGAGCAAGCTATTCCTGAATTTTGCGCTGCAGATTTGCTTTCTCAGGCAGAACACGGTAGTGATAGCCAAGTTATTTTTCTCACAACTGATCTTAAAGTTTTTAATGAAACGATTGGGTCTATTGAGCAGCAAGTCAAAAAATTACCAAGAAATGAAATGGCTGGAAAAGCACTTGAAAATAGTAGTTTTATACTATTAAATAGTCTTGAAGAAGCTGTAGAGTTTAGCAATCTATATGCCCCGGAACACCTTATCCTGGCCATCGGAGAATTTGAAAAATATATTCCGATGATCCAGAATGCAGGCTCTGTATTTCTTGGAAATTATTCTTGTGAAAGTGCCGGAGACTATGCGAGTGGGACGAATCACACTCTTCCTACTAACGCTTACGCAAAGAATTACAGTGGCGTATCTCTGGACAGTTTTGTAAAGAAAATTACCTTTCAGTATCTATCAAAGAAAGGACTTCAGAATCTGGGGAAAACAATAGAAATAATGGCAGAAGCAGAAGGCCTTTTTGCCCACAAAAATGCAGTATCAATAAGATTAAAATAA
- the hisG gene encoding ATP phosphoribosyltransferase, with protein MSKLKIAIQKSGRLYEESLQLLKDCGIFVNNGKDQLKVSVDNFPMEIMYLRNSDIPQYLEDGVVDVAIVGENLLIEKQKKIQIVEKLGFSKCRVSIAVPKEIETDDLGYFQGRKIATSYPNTLKNFLETKGITSDIHVISGSVEIAPNIGLADGICDIVSSGSTLFKNGLRETVTLLKSEAVLAQTPQLSSEKALILDKFLFRIKAVLKAKNSKYILMNVPNDKIQKVAGVLPVLKSPTVIPLAEEGWSSIHSVIDQERFWEVIDELKENGAQDILIIPIDKMVI; from the coding sequence ATGAGTAAATTAAAAATTGCGATTCAGAAAAGTGGCCGTTTATACGAAGAATCCCTACAGCTCCTTAAAGACTGCGGAATCTTTGTTAACAACGGAAAAGACCAGCTTAAAGTTTCCGTAGATAACTTCCCGATGGAAATCATGTATCTCCGGAATTCAGATATTCCCCAATACCTTGAAGATGGTGTGGTGGATGTAGCTATAGTCGGCGAAAATCTATTAATTGAAAAACAAAAAAAGATCCAGATCGTTGAGAAGCTGGGCTTTTCAAAATGCCGTGTATCCATCGCTGTTCCCAAAGAGATTGAAACCGATGATCTGGGCTACTTCCAAGGCCGAAAAATTGCCACATCATACCCCAACACCCTTAAGAATTTTTTAGAAACCAAAGGAATTACTTCGGATATCCACGTTATTTCCGGTTCTGTAGAAATTGCTCCAAACATTGGACTTGCAGACGGAATTTGTGATATTGTAAGCTCCGGAAGTACCTTATTCAAGAATGGACTGAGAGAAACAGTAACTCTTTTAAAATCAGAAGCTGTTTTGGCTCAGACTCCACAATTGTCATCTGAAAAAGCTTTGATTCTCGATAAATTTCTTTTCAGAATCAAAGCCGTCTTAAAAGCAAAAAATTCAAAATACATTCTGATGAATGTTCCCAATGATAAGATTCAAAAAGTAGCAGGTGTACTGCCCGTGTTGAAAAGCCCTACAGTAATTCCATTGGCAGAAGAGGGCTGGAGTAGTATTCATTCAGTAATTGATCAGGAAAGATTCTGGGAAGTGATTGATGAGCTGAAAGAAAACGGAGCTCAGGATATTCTTATTATTCCCATTGATAAGATGGTTATTTAA
- a CDS encoding glycosyltransferase family 4 protein codes for MKIAFDAKRFFHNTSGLGNYSRDLVRILSQYEPDNEYLLLNKNKSERGKDILDRPNVKFIETSKGNFSRQLKMGKDAQRQGADLFHGLSGELPLKWDQRPIKKIVTIHDLIFVRYPQYYSFFDRKIHFWKFKKAADMADKIIAISEQTKSDIIEFLQVPESKIEVIYQGCHKAFKEQQSSEQIQAAKEKFNLPERFILNVGTIEDRKNLLNVVKAIKDTGIPLVVVGKKTKYYQKIESFLKKNKMENQVQFLEGVSMDELAVIYKLADIFVYPSFFEGFGIPVIEALFSKTVVITSNTSCLPEAGGKDSVYINPNNDLDIRAKIKFLWENESERKRREEKGFEFVQKFNDERIAKNLMNLYQKII; via the coding sequence ATGAAAATTGCTTTTGACGCAAAACGTTTTTTCCATAACACCTCTGGATTAGGCAATTATTCAAGAGATCTCGTAAGAATTCTTTCGCAATATGAGCCGGATAATGAATATCTGTTGCTCAACAAAAACAAATCTGAGCGCGGGAAGGATATTCTTGACCGTCCTAATGTTAAGTTCATAGAAACCTCAAAAGGTAATTTTTCACGTCAGCTTAAAATGGGAAAAGATGCTCAGAGGCAAGGAGCAGATCTATTTCATGGTCTGTCTGGTGAATTGCCATTGAAATGGGATCAAAGACCTATCAAAAAGATCGTAACCATTCATGATCTGATCTTTGTAAGATATCCACAGTATTATTCTTTTTTTGACCGCAAAATACATTTTTGGAAGTTTAAAAAAGCGGCGGATATGGCAGATAAAATTATTGCTATTTCAGAACAAACCAAAAGCGACATTATAGAGTTCTTACAAGTTCCTGAAAGCAAAATTGAAGTCATTTATCAAGGCTGTCACAAAGCATTTAAAGAGCAACAATCTTCAGAACAAATTCAAGCTGCCAAAGAAAAATTTAATCTTCCGGAAAGATTCATTCTGAATGTGGGAACTATTGAAGATCGTAAAAATCTTTTGAACGTAGTAAAAGCCATTAAAGATACCGGAATTCCATTGGTTGTAGTTGGAAAAAAGACCAAATATTACCAGAAGATCGAAAGCTTCCTGAAGAAAAACAAAATGGAAAACCAGGTACAGTTCCTGGAAGGTGTTTCTATGGATGAATTGGCTGTGATCTATAAACTGGCCGATATTTTCGTCTATCCAAGCTTCTTTGAAGGATTTGGAATTCCTGTGATAGAAGCACTATTCTCCAAAACGGTAGTAATAACAAGCAATACAAGCTGTTTGCCGGAAGCAGGTGGAAAAGACTCCGTTTATATCAACCCCAATAATGATCTTGATATCAGGGCAAAAATAAAATTTCTCTGGGAAAATGAATCCGAAAGAAAACGCCGTGAGGAAAAGGGTTTCGAGTTTGTTCAGAAGTTCAACGATGAACGGATTGCCAAGAATCTGATGAATCTTTATCAAAAAATTATCTAA
- a CDS encoding polysaccharide deacetylase family protein: MVLLSFDIEEFDMPLEYKGEISFDKQISISQHGLENILNILKKHGAKATFFSTVIFAENSKHLIERLLNEGHELASHTWFHSEFEDKHLKESRERLEELFSTKVTGLRMPRMMPVNEKEVEKAGYSYNSSINPTFLPGRYNNLKVSRTYFKEGNVMQVPASVSPNFRIPLFWLSFHNFPLALYKKLAADTLKKDKYLNVYFHPWEFAAIKDEAFKLPGFTVKNSGKDMVERFDTFVGWLKEKGHTFGTFQEFQKQIHA; the protein is encoded by the coding sequence ATGGTTTTATTAAGTTTTGATATCGAGGAGTTCGACATGCCTTTAGAATATAAAGGGGAGATCTCTTTTGATAAACAAATCTCTATATCTCAGCATGGACTTGAAAATATTTTAAATATTCTTAAAAAGCACGGAGCAAAAGCTACCTTTTTTTCTACCGTTATTTTTGCTGAAAACAGTAAACATCTTATTGAAAGACTATTGAACGAAGGTCACGAACTGGCTTCTCACACTTGGTTTCACTCAGAATTTGAAGACAAACATCTGAAAGAATCCCGAGAAAGACTGGAAGAATTATTTTCCACAAAAGTAACGGGGCTAAGAATGCCTAGAATGATGCCGGTAAATGAAAAAGAAGTAGAAAAAGCAGGATATTCTTATAATTCTTCTATCAATCCTACGTTTTTACCGGGAAGATATAATAATCTTAAAGTATCAAGAACGTATTTTAAAGAAGGAAATGTAATGCAGGTTCCTGCATCTGTATCACCTAATTTCAGAATTCCTTTATTCTGGCTGAGTTTTCATAATTTTCCTTTAGCACTATATAAAAAATTGGCTGCTGATACCTTGAAAAAAGACAAGTATCTGAATGTTTATTTCCATCCGTGGGAATTTGCTGCTATTAAAGATGAAGCATTTAAATTGCCGGGTTTCACTGTGAAAAATTCAGGGAAAGATATGGTGGAAAGATTTGATACCTTTGTAGGATGGCTTAAAGAAAAAGGCCATACTTTTGGTACTTTTCAGGAATTTCAAAAACAAATACACGCATGA